The nucleotide sequence GTTTGGTGTGCATGTCCAAACCACTTCCCCAGCTGCCGTGTTTTTCTGAAGCTGGAGGCAAAAACCCCCTTTCTGGGGCCAGCTCCTCAGCAATAGCCCTGATGTGATAGGGCTCAAATCCACAGCACCCGCCAATGTACCTGACCCCCAGGTTGTAGGCTTCTCTAGCGTATTTTTGAATATCCCATCTGGTTGCAACTCGGGGTTCCAGTCCTATAATAAATggagtgaattattttttaattttttatttattgttatatatttatttaaagatttatttatttatttattcatgagagacacagacagaggcagagacatgggtagagggagaagcaggctccttgtgggggatcctagggaccccaggatcacgacctaagccgaaggcagacattcaaccgctgagccacccaggcgtccctgaattctttttttcttaaatattcaagACAAAATGGCCAACATAAGTATGTAATTTTCAATAACTGAATTAAACAAATTGTCAGCCTCTGATTCGTAACTTGTAGGTAACTTGTATTTATATACCCAGTTTTAAATGCTGTGGTAGGTAACCTTCAAAATGGTTCCAGTGATCCCTGCCCTCTGCTGTTATCACGCTGTGGAGTTCCCTCTCATACCACATTGGTCGGAGAGACCAATAGAGTATGTCAGAAGGGATGGTCAGTGACTTCTGAGGCCGGGTTATGCAAGTATTATGGcttctgcctccatctctcttattctcttagaacagctgccatgttgtgagacTCAAGCGTCCCAGTGGAAAGGCCCATAAACTAAGGGACTGAGGCCTCCAGTCAAAAGACAGTGAGAAACAAACATCTATTTCAACAGTCAACTAAGGGAGCTTGGGAGTGGATCCCTAACTCCCATCAGGCCTTCAGACGACTACAGACCTGACCAGTGTCTGAACTGCAATTTCATAAGGGACCCTAAGCAAAAACTCTCCAGCTGGGCTCCTCCCAAGTTCATGTCCCATAGCAACTCTGAGATAGAATAACTGTTgtttaaaagcactaaattttgtaataatttgttcTACGGCTAAAACACAGATGCCTTGCCATTCCTCCACAGTTTTTCTAGATGAATTATTTTATGAGATCTTCCTTCTCTGGGGGTCCTTATAAAATATAGTACAGGTTTTAAGGATCCTAGAATGGAATAGGAGGCTGGTCAGGCTCTGGCGCTGCTGATCTCTCTGACTTGATTTTCAGGTAGACTCACCCCTGCTTCCCAAACAtgctttctcccttttcccagaCTGCAAGTACACCCTCACTTCATCCACTTAGTTTCTTCGATCAGATTTGTTATACAGTAACCCAGTGATGgcatcctccccttcccccaaactCTGCAGTAGCTCAGCGACATTTCAGAATAGGAGATAAGTGTCTTGGACATAAATTGGtctatccttttaatttttctttaaaaaattttttaaaatacattttatttatttgagagagaagcagagaaagaaagagagaacacaattgggggaaagagcagaggaagagggagaagcagactccctactgagcagggagccaatgcagggcttgatcccaggaccctgagatcatgagcttagccaaaggcagacgcttaactgactgatccacccaggtggctcctatccttttaatttttgtgatgagaaaattaagatcTAGAAGAACTAAGGGGTTTTGCTAAGGTTCTATAATTCGGCAACAGAACTGGAACAAGAGCCGGTATCTTTGTAGATCCCACCCAAAAGGGCATCCTTTTCATCAGCCTACAGGTAAAAGGTTCAGAGGTCTTTTTTGCTTACTGGTTCCATCTTTTATTTCTACCGTGGTCCAAAATCAAGGGGTTTTTGGCTGCAGGGAAGGAAGCTGGGGGCAAGCAAGACATGAGACATGCAGGCATTTCCCTACTACAAGCAAGCTCTATGGCTATAGTTTGGGAAATTCGTCAAACATCAGGACATTGAGATGATTCATAAAATCTCTTACCGAAGGGGAATTCTGGTAGATCGATAAACCCCTGTTTGTTGCAGTCAGGAGTGTGGTAGGCCAACGGCTGACTCATCAGGTGGGCTTTCAGTCGGGCAGCATCCAAGCCTTCTTTCATGAGCTTCACTGTCTGCAAGCTAATCGTGGGGTCGAAATGGCAGTTCACGCCAACGATGGAAGCTCCTGCAAGTGGGAAGAACAGTTTAGCTTTCGGGATTCACCAGATGACTGGTAGGCTCAATCCTCCTCCCTTAATCAGGGAGCTTTTATTTGGAAGAGTGAATTACAAATACAGCCTTTGGTTCTTGCTTCCTTGCAAACCTCTTACCTTCAGGGTGGGAATGATTGCTAACAGGCAGCAAGGGCTTTCTGTTGTGTCTGTTACAATTCAAGTGTCATTTATGCATACGTGGCTGTCCATATTTTTTCCAGAAACCCATTATTAGACTTTATTTTAACTCCATATTTTAGAAGTCAATTTTTCAGGCTATGATactgaataataatttttcaacACTCCCAGCTGCTTGATTGCACCTGTGGGTATCATACCACTCATTTGAGGAGCAATCTTTCCTTTCATCAGGCCAATTTAATAATATCACTAGTCCAGATTCCAGGAGCGGCTGAGCTGATGCCACAAGTCATGACATCCGGTGTTCAGTGGTAAGCATCTCAGCTGTCCTCACTGGGTTGAGTGTACAATTTGCTCTTTCATTCATGTTCTAAtcctgcctccttttctttttcttttttttttttaagattttatttatttattcatgagagacacagagagaggcagagacacaggcagagggagaagcaggctccatgcagggagccctatgcaggactcggttccagaaccccaggatcatgccctgaatagaaggcagacgctcaaatgctgagccacccaggcatccccaaatccTGCCTCCTGTTAGTCCTCTGCatcaggtgtttttgttttgttttgtcaagAGCACCAGTGACCTCAAGCTTGCCAAAGCCAGTAGTTGCTTCTCTGTTCTCATCTTACTGGATGTCTGGGCAGCATTTAATCTACTGGACCACCCCCTTCTTCATTAACACTCCCCTTCTCTTGGCTTTTCACACTGAGTATTGCTCCCACCTTCTTGGCTGCTTTCTTTGGGTGTTAGGTGCTGAGTCCGCACTCACAGCTGAACCTTTCAATCCTGCAGTGTCCAGGATCCCCATGAgtcatcttctcttcctttccagtccCTGGGCTTTCAGTATGAACGATATCCAGAACTCTCCAAATTTCTCTCTCTAACCTGGACCTTTCCCTTGGGTTAGAGAGAGACTTGTCTATTCAACAGCTTACTTAATATCTTCGCTTGGATCTTgactccctttttctttctttcttcttcttttttgtttttataagtcttttaattttttggatgtTGTGCTGCCagagtttttctttccttgcttgaCTTCCTTACACTAATGAATTAATCATAGGTTGGCTATTTACCAGATGTCTATTAGGCAAAAGGGTCCTTCTAAGGGgctacagagaaataaaaatatagaacatacTCCTTGACACCAAGGATTTCATAATTTAGCACAAGGATCCCAAAGTTTGCTCCATAAAAATAAGGCTATATGATCAATTAGGTTAGGAAGTAGCTATTTACTTTGTCCCTTTCTTGGAGACTGCCACTAAACACAACATATCAAGGCTCTGAGAAATTCTGGAGTAAAGAGACCTGCTTAACTTGGCTTaatgaagcattttttaaataaagattttatttatttattcatgagagacacagagaggcagagacacaagcagagggagaagcaggctccctggggaacctggtgtggaactcaatcccaggaccctgggatcatggcctgagccaaatgcagaccaaccactgagccacccaggtgcccctccactttttaaaagatttatttatttattttagagagagagaaagggtgcatgagcaggaagagcagaggcagagggagaaagaatctcagcctgatgtggggctccatctcatgattctgagatcatgacctgagctgaaaccaacagtcagttGCTTAagggactgtgccacccaggtggcacccaggtgcccctaacatggcattttctaaatgtatttcaCTACAGAACCCTACTAATGTTCTCACAGATCAGAAAAAGTTGACTGAGGATATTCCAAGAGTGGCATAAGTAGTTGGTGTTATGCTGGCTGAGAAGAGGGAGTGTTCATCTGGGGTAGGGATGATTATGTAAGGGATGTGGTGCTAGAATTTGAGCCAATTTTGGAAGATGGACTGGACTTATTAGCTGGATATTTACTGAGGACGTATTTTGTGACAAGTGCTGTGCTAGGAACAGGGAGAACCATGCTGAGCCAAACACATAGTCTCTGCCCTCTTTGATCTTACAGTCTAGGGAGTCAAACattagagagagaaacaaatgagataaGTAGCAAGTGCCACAAAGGATATAAATAGGGTACAGTGCTGTCAAACGCTGTGACCACCTACCTTGAATGGAATGGCGAGGGGAGAATTAGATGCAGGCCAAGAATCTCTGCCAATTAACAGTGGGGTGATGAAAGCCTCCTCTGATCTTTGTGAAGCAAATTAACTtgcttcttcccttcttcccatttttatatttccagtaAAAAGGTAGGATTATATAGTTTCATTCCTAAATCTAATTCTTATTGCTAATGACAAGTATGAAGTGACTTTCATGAAATATCAGGAATTGGATAAAAATCAGGAATTAAAACAACATAGCCAATGAAAATCTCCCTGTTCCACGGAATGAGTTGGACTCTTCCCTGACACTGAGCTACTCTTTGCATTTTAAACGAGGCAGCTCTGAAAACAATCTATGAGTTTTCCCTAATTGAAATGAAACCCAATGTTAGggatggaaattatttaaaaagataaattacatGGTCCCTATTccataccaaaatttaaaaaaaaattattataccaATTACAAAAAGCAAAGCTTATTGGGAATTTATGAAAAGGGGAAACACTTTGGCAACGAAGGCAACTGACTTAAAAGTTATTGTCTAAAGACCTCTACTTAGGTTTAAAATAAGACACGCTCTTTCCTAGTGCTCCTTTTGATTTATTGAAATGCTTCTTTCTAGGTGTTACACCTTCAGAATAGATCTAGTTGCCCCTTTCAAAAGGCTAGTGTGtgtgtaatttctttctttacttttttccctttaggAGTCAATAATGATATTCTCAACACTCCtagtaaaacaaatgaatgtttttccttttaacaaaaaTAGTATAAAGTGGGCCTACATTTGTAAGTGGCTTTAAAAGACTCActaaaagggcacctgggtggctcagttggttggttaagtgtctgccttcagctcaggtcatgatctcagggtcctgggattgagtcccgcgtcctgctctctcagcagggagtctgcttctccctcaccctctccctcagtgctttccttgtctctctctctctctctcaaataaattaataaaatcttaaaaaaaaaactcactaatTGCAAACTGGTCAAAATCCATCATCACCTGCTTTAACCAGGCGCACTGCACACTCGCCGGGGCTCACGCCGTGCAAGTCTCCCTCTGGGCCAATGCACATGGTTGCTGCTACAGGCTTCCCAGACGCTTTCAAGGCTTCAACTGCCCACACAGCTTCTTCAACGTGCTCAAAATACTGAAATAAGATCAGGGGAAGGTacttttaaatctcatttctccCCAAATCATCAGAAAACTTATTGTACTGGCTTAATGATTATCACTAGATTGAGTCGTCTTCAAGCTTTGAGTTGTGACCCactggcatattttaaaaaatggaatgaaagggTGATTACTATGAATGGCAGTCAGAAGGTCTGAACCATACTTCATTAGATTAACTGAATCAAATTAATCAGTAGAAGCCCTCAACtggaaaaaggttttattttttattttttttaaagatttatttatttattcatgatagagagagagagagagagagacagagacacaggcagagggagaagcaggctccatgccaggagcccgatgcgggactcaatcccaggtctccaggatcgcgccctgggccaaaggctggcgctaaaccgctgagccacccagggatccccggaaaaaggttttaaaattaaatattcctaTCCATGACTGGCACCTAATCTCACATGCTCCTCATGAACACACAGATAGAGAAAATGTATGAAGTTCACGTGTCTCCGTCTTTGCTCATAACTTTGTTTACCTCGGCAATCAAGAAATCCACGTTCTTCTTCACAAAGACCTCCAACTGTTGCTGAAATACTTTTTTAACTTCAGTTTCACTCTTGCAACTAAGGTACGAGGGTGTCTGACTCACGCCTCCTGCCACCAAAGCATCTCCCTCGTCAGCCACTTGCCGGGCAATGTCACAAGCAGCTTCATTGACTTTCTGCCCCTAAGATGAGTGAAATACAATATATCTACATTTGCATGCAGAATTGAAATGGCCACATCTCAGTTGTATGTTACAATagagtttattttagaaaatgacagTGATAGAATAGTTCAATTTACCAAGCTGAACAATTTGCAGTAACAATACCACCAATAATagtaatgaaaacaataaatcTAATGATGGTATCGAGGATATTACATACCAAAGCTCTGCGAAAGATTAAAAATCTTTACATAAAAGGATGTGGTATCTTCTAGCACCTAAGCTGCACTTCGAATACCTAGCAAATAGAGATGACGATGACAATGATTTGCTTTTCAGATCAAcaagaataaaatgtaattaagatgACTACAGAATTCATGACGTTTTGTCGTGTATTTTCTTAATAGATAACTGTATCACAAGGTATTTTCTAATTACTTAGACATTAAAAATCGAAACTGGTCTTTAATAAACCCCAGTGCTGTAGCTCACAGAGACTCGTGGAATTTTAGAACTActtcttttggggcacctggatggttcagttggctaagcatctgactcttgatctcagttcaggtcttgatctcatgtcatgagttcaagccccacactgggctccacgctaAGTGTGGAgactaattaaaaaacaacaacaacaacttctttttcattttagggaTCAAGAAATTGTCACCTTGATGGTGTAGGTAAATGGTTTGCCCATCATGACAGTTGATCATAGCTGAGCCAGGAGGATTCCAGGGTCACTGGCCCCTTCCTCGTGCCTTTGACATTTCCCCTACACTGTCCCACAGTAAAAAACTGTAATGATGTGAGGATTTGTAAGGGTTCCAACTCAGCAACTTAGGAACTCATTAGCTGCATTTTCTTTGATGTGCTTCCTTAAACGTCAACTTTGGGGACTCCAGCTAAAACAAAAGAGTTATTCACACATATCTCATTTCTGTATTATCTAAAAACCTTGAAGAGGCTCaacatttttctctctgaaaacttCGGTGATGGCATGTGTGTCTACTATGCCCTCCTAAGAATGCCCGGTATGGTTTTACTCACAGATATTTTCTCTGCAACATAGTTTCCTCTGTTCTCCAGCTTGTCTTCACTTGCATAAAAGGTGAAGGTCTGCATGACATTGGATCCAGCTCTGAGGAACTCCCGATGAAGCTGGCGAACTGGGAGATTGAGGAAAAGTATTAACTACGATCCATATAGTACCCATGATGTTTTCAAAAGGCTACCAGATAAACAGATATGAAAATATCTGCTTATGTTCCTTGCTCAGCATTCAGGCATCTTGAGACCTAATGAGAGGTAGGCAGATCTGGGATCTCTTGGCTATGAAGAAGAGATTATTTCTACCATGGACGAGGGGGgtaaagggaagagggaaggaatcaTTTAACGTTTTTGCTGGGTAGAGAAGGTGGGGAAAGACATTCCCTACAGAGGGAAGGGCCTGAACCAAATGAAGGAGGCAGGAATAGGCTTGGCATCTGGGGTGCACAGGAAGTCTAAGCAGCTGGAGTTGAGAATATATCAGAGGAATAGTAGGAGGTGCCGTTGGAGAGGTGGAGTGGCCAGCAGAGTACAGATGGCCTAGCACATCATCCCAAGGAGTCTAGGCTTCAGGTCACAGCTATGGGGTAACACCAGCAGTCTGTAAACAATTGAATCATGGGATTAGCTCAGTGTATTTGAAAGATAATTCTGGTAGTAAAGTGGAATAAGAATTGGAAGGAGGTTCCTTAGCATAGGTCCATGGATGAATGCCAAGTGGCAAAGCTTTCACAGGCTAAAGAAAATATAACGGGGCTTCCCCCCATATAaccaattatatttaatttaaggaattattttttgcTCTAAACTAGTGGTCCTAAATTCTCTTTGCCCGTTAGATACTCtgtgacctttttaaaaataatggatacTGGGGTCAAATCCACAGGTACTCAGATTTAATTGGTTTGGCAGAGggcatagatttttttaagtttctccaactgatttttatcttccattttgtTGAGAACCACTATTCTGAAGGACTTGGGAAAACGCTCTCTTTATAAAATGCCAGTGAGACTTAGCAGGTGTTCATTTTTGTCGGAGAAATAACTGCACCAAGTAAGAAATCAGCAATCCTGTATCAGCCCCtgaattc is from Canis lupus familiaris isolate Mischka breed German Shepherd chromosome 3, alternate assembly UU_Cfam_GSD_1.0, whole genome shotgun sequence and encodes:
- the BHMT gene encoding betaine--homocysteine S-methyltransferase 1 isoform X1 encodes the protein MAPVGGRKARRGILERLNSGEVVIGDGGFVFALEKRGYVKAGPWTPEAAVEHPEAVRQLHREFLRAGSNVMQTFTFYASEDKLENRGNYVAEKISGQKVNEAACDIARQVADEGDALVAGGVSQTPSYLSCKSETEVKKVFQQQLEVFVKKNVDFLIAEYFEHVEEAVWAVEALKASGKPVAATMCIGPEGDLHGVSPGECAVRLVKAGASIVGVNCHFDPTISLQTVKLMKEGLDAARLKAHLMSQPLAYHTPDCNKQGFIDLPEFPFGLEPRVATRWDIQKYAREAYNLGVRYIGGCCGFEPYHIRAIAEELAPERGFLPPASEKHGSWGSGLDMHTKPWIRARARREYWENLRIASGRPYNPSMSKPDAWGVTKGTTELMQQKEATTEQQLKELFEKQKFKSAQ
- the BHMT gene encoding betaine--homocysteine S-methyltransferase 1 isoform X2, producing the protein MGILERLNSGEVVIGDGGFVFALEKRGYVKAGPWTPEAAVEHPEAVRQLHREFLRAGSNVMQTFTFYASEDKLENRGNYVAEKISGQKVNEAACDIARQVADEGDALVAGGVSQTPSYLSCKSETEVKKVFQQQLEVFVKKNVDFLIAEYFEHVEEAVWAVEALKASGKPVAATMCIGPEGDLHGVSPGECAVRLVKAGASIVGVNCHFDPTISLQTVKLMKEGLDAARLKAHLMSQPLAYHTPDCNKQGFIDLPEFPFGLEPRVATRWDIQKYAREAYNLGVRYIGGCCGFEPYHIRAIAEELAPERGFLPPASEKHGSWGSGLDMHTKPWIRARARREYWENLRIASGRPYNPSMSKPDAWGVTKGTTELMQQKEATTEQQLKELFEKQKFKSAQ